The Phacochoerus africanus isolate WHEZ1 chromosome 3, ROS_Pafr_v1, whole genome shotgun sequence genome window below encodes:
- the TNNC2 gene encoding troponin C, skeletal muscle, translated as MTDQQAEARSYLSEEMIAEFKAAFDMFDADGGGDISVKELGTVMRMLGQTPTKEELDAIIEEVDEDGSGTIDFEEFLVMMVRQMKEDAKGKTEEELAECFRIFDRNMDGYIDAEELAEIFRASGEHVTDEELESLMKDGDKNNDGRIDFDEFLKMMEGVQ; from the exons ACGGACCAGCAGGCTGAAGCCCGGTCCTACCTCAGCGAGGAGATGATCGCTG AGTTCAAGGCCGCCTTCGACATGTTTGACGCTGATGGTGGTGGGGACATCAGCGTCAAGGAGTTGGGCACCGTGATGAGGATGCTGGGCCAGACACCCACCAAAGAGGAGCTGGACGCCATCATCGAGGAGGTGGACGAGGATG GCAGTGGAACCATTGACTTCGAAGAGTTCTTGGTCATGATGGTGCGCCAGATGAAAGAGGACGCCAAGGGGAAGACTGAGGAGGAGCTGGCTGAGTGCTTCCGCATCTTCGACAG GAACATGGACGGCTACATCGATGCCGAGGAACTGGCTGAGATTTTCCGGGCCTCTGGCGAGCACGTGACGGACGAGGAGCTCGAATCCCTGATGAAAGATGGAGACAAGAACAACGATGGCCGCATTGACTTCGACG AGTTCCTGAAGATGATGGAAGGCGTGCAGTAA